In the genome of Eggerthella sp. YY7918, one region contains:
- a CDS encoding MFS transporter translates to MKTFATKGTLKLAILSTIAIAQADTIASVMLSDIAAAFPDASTMAVQYVMQSAMIGAFAISLLMSVMTTRFRKKPMILAGLVAIFLGGLIPLINHSSIAILDVCGFLVGAGQGFLVPLLGALVLESFEGRERQRMIGLNTTFLTGGAALLLLIAGPVCMTGWVNVYYIYLLSVPVFIIAFLFLPMDEKPRPLPRAERTAAEKAPIPVLGWIQCAIIVLMSVAYAVFPLNLSFFVTAHGFGDATSVSIGMTTITVVSALVGLILPQLIKLSRLYLCTLGCAFGLCAALLVIFSQNIAMVYAGTVLAGIFFGINMTSPGYYVSRICTAAQYGPTYSLATSVNYLGIILSPVILSFITTAWGGNAEVATNAFITGAGMFALVLVINIIWNAYLTKKLPADETFVDKIIAER, encoded by the coding sequence GTGAAGACGTTTGCCACGAAGGGCACCCTCAAACTTGCCATTCTCTCCACCATCGCCATCGCACAGGCCGACACCATCGCATCGGTCATGCTTTCCGACATCGCAGCGGCGTTTCCCGATGCTTCCACCATGGCCGTGCAGTACGTCATGCAGTCCGCCATGATTGGCGCATTTGCCATTTCGCTGCTCATGAGCGTTATGACGACACGCTTCCGCAAGAAGCCTATGATTTTGGCGGGCCTTGTCGCCATCTTCCTGGGCGGCCTCATTCCCCTTATCAACCACTCGTCCATTGCCATTTTGGATGTGTGCGGGTTCTTGGTGGGCGCCGGTCAAGGCTTTCTTGTGCCGCTTTTGGGAGCCTTGGTGCTGGAGAGTTTCGAAGGTCGCGAACGCCAGCGCATGATTGGCCTGAACACGACGTTTCTTACCGGTGGTGCGGCACTTTTGCTGCTCATCGCGGGTCCTGTATGCATGACAGGCTGGGTGAACGTGTACTATATCTATTTGTTGTCCGTTCCCGTATTCATCATCGCATTTCTGTTTTTGCCGATGGACGAGAAGCCCCGGCCTTTGCCACGCGCTGAGCGCACGGCCGCTGAAAAGGCACCCATTCCGGTACTCGGCTGGATTCAGTGCGCCATCATCGTGCTCATGAGCGTGGCTTATGCGGTTTTTCCGCTCAACCTCTCGTTCTTCGTGACGGCGCACGGCTTTGGCGATGCGACGTCGGTCAGCATCGGCATGACCACCATCACCGTAGTGAGCGCGCTTGTAGGTCTTATCCTGCCGCAGCTCATTAAGCTGAGTCGTCTGTATTTGTGCACCTTAGGCTGCGCGTTCGGACTTTGCGCTGCCCTGCTTGTCATCTTCTCGCAGAACATCGCCATGGTGTATGCCGGCACCGTGCTAGCTGGCATCTTCTTCGGCATCAACATGACAAGCCCAGGCTATTACGTGAGCCGCATCTGTACGGCGGCGCAGTACGGTCCCACCTACTCGCTTGCCACCAGCGTCAATTACCTCGGCATCATCTTGAGTCCGGTTATCCTCAGCTTCATCACCACCGCCTGGGGCGGCAATGCCGAGGTAGCCACAAACGCCTTCATTACCGGTGCCGGCATGTTCGCCCTTGTGCTGGTGATCAACATTATCTGGAATGCATACTTAACCAAGAAGCTGCCCGCCGACGAAACCTTCGTCGATAAGATAATCGCTGAACGATAG
- a CDS encoding DEAD/DEAH box helicase produces MTTETTSMDDDARDARSFGSLGRRAPSWWEPEEGEAAPEPWLTPDEALDRFLDWTTARGVELWPHQEEALMGLMVGDHVILGTPTGSGKSMVALGMCFMAMATGRRSYYTAPIKALVSEKFFDLVEVFGRENVGMITGDAHINAEAPIICCTAEILANQALREGEHADVGCVAMDEFHFYGDADRGWAWQVPLLTLPKTQFLLMSATLGDVSDIATSLEERTGVAVDVVADAPRPVPLAYEYVEMPLEGTVELALRKGEAPLYLVHFSQDAALATAQALSSYGVATKEQRELVKEAIKGTRFTTAFGKTLKRLVSSGVGVHHAGMLPRYRLLVEKLAQQGLLPVICGTDTLGVGINVPIHTVVLTALTKFDGHKMRRLRAREFHQIVGRAGRSGFDTEGMVVALAPEHEIENAKLLAKAAGDPKKIRKIKKRQPPEGFVTWNKQTFERLIEAVPEKLKARLRITHAMVLSEVVQGGDAYARVRALIADSAQISEEKTALYQRADEIFQTLIDAEVVERGKDADGEVNYVTTVDVPEDFALDQPLSPFLLAALELLEPEDETYALDVISLAEATLEDPRQVLRAQERAARDKAMAEMKADGIEYDERLERLADITYPRPLEDVLEAAFEHYCKEVPWARDFELAPKSVVRDMVESASDFKTYVGRYKIARSEGTLLRYLSDAYRVLDRTVPAEARDERLEDIVSWLGFVVRSVDSSLVDEWESAGAAIDAAPPAPDDAVVRDRRGLTVLVRNALFRRVRLAARNQVRELGELDQDLGWAEPRWQQALEAYFEVHESILVDGDARSMAYLSIDESDERTDHVWHVRQIFSDPEGDHDFALVADVDLDATQEEGEALFKNYAVGFFEDLTQ; encoded by the coding sequence ATGACGACAGAAACTACGTCGATGGACGACGATGCACGGGATGCGCGCTCCTTCGGTTCGCTGGGGCGACGCGCTCCCTCGTGGTGGGAACCCGAGGAGGGCGAAGCGGCGCCCGAGCCGTGGCTTACCCCCGACGAGGCGCTTGATCGCTTCTTGGATTGGACGACGGCACGCGGTGTTGAGCTGTGGCCTCATCAAGAAGAAGCGCTCATGGGTCTTATGGTGGGCGACCACGTGATCTTGGGTACGCCGACGGGTTCGGGCAAATCGATGGTGGCGTTGGGCATGTGCTTTATGGCAATGGCAACGGGGCGTCGGTCGTATTACACGGCCCCAATTAAAGCTCTTGTCAGCGAGAAGTTTTTCGACCTGGTGGAGGTGTTTGGGCGCGAAAACGTGGGTATGATCACGGGCGATGCTCACATCAACGCCGAAGCGCCCATCATTTGCTGTACGGCTGAAATTCTGGCGAATCAAGCGCTGCGCGAAGGTGAGCATGCCGATGTGGGCTGCGTAGCCATGGATGAATTTCACTTCTACGGCGATGCCGACCGCGGTTGGGCGTGGCAGGTGCCGCTGCTCACGCTGCCGAAAACACAGTTCTTGCTTATGAGTGCCACCTTGGGCGACGTGAGCGATATCGCGACATCGCTTGAGGAGCGCACGGGAGTGGCGGTGGATGTGGTTGCTGACGCGCCTCGGCCGGTGCCCCTTGCCTATGAATACGTCGAAATGCCGCTTGAGGGTACAGTAGAGCTTGCTCTGCGCAAGGGCGAAGCGCCGCTTTATCTTGTGCACTTCTCTCAGGACGCAGCGCTTGCTACAGCGCAGGCGCTTTCAAGTTATGGGGTAGCCACGAAGGAGCAGCGCGAGCTTGTGAAAGAGGCGATCAAGGGCACACGTTTCACCACGGCCTTCGGCAAAACGCTCAAGCGTCTGGTGTCAAGCGGTGTGGGCGTGCACCATGCGGGCATGTTGCCGCGCTATCGCCTGCTGGTTGAAAAGCTTGCCCAGCAGGGGCTTCTTCCGGTCATTTGTGGCACCGATACGCTTGGGGTTGGCATCAACGTGCCCATCCACACCGTGGTGTTGACGGCGCTCACGAAGTTCGACGGACACAAGATGCGTCGTTTACGTGCGCGCGAGTTCCATCAAATTGTAGGACGCGCGGGACGCTCGGGCTTCGATACCGAGGGCATGGTTGTCGCTTTGGCGCCCGAACATGAAATCGAGAACGCAAAACTGCTTGCCAAAGCGGCGGGCGATCCGAAAAAGATTCGCAAAATCAAAAAACGCCAACCCCCCGAGGGCTTTGTCACCTGGAATAAGCAGACCTTCGAACGCCTGATTGAAGCGGTGCCCGAAAAGCTGAAAGCCCGCTTGCGCATCACGCATGCGATGGTGCTTTCAGAGGTGGTGCAAGGGGGAGACGCGTATGCGCGGGTGCGTGCGCTCATTGCGGACTCGGCGCAGATCTCCGAGGAGAAAACGGCCCTGTACCAGCGTGCCGATGAAATATTTCAGACGCTCATCGATGCCGAAGTGGTCGAGCGCGGCAAGGACGCCGATGGGGAAGTGAACTATGTGACCACGGTTGACGTGCCTGAGGACTTTGCCCTCGATCAGCCCCTGTCGCCGTTTCTGCTCGCTGCATTAGAGTTACTCGAACCCGAGGATGAAACCTACGCGCTCGATGTCATTTCGCTTGCGGAGGCGACGCTTGAAGATCCGCGGCAAGTATTGCGCGCCCAGGAGCGGGCAGCACGCGATAAGGCGATGGCCGAGATGAAGGCGGACGGCATCGAGTACGACGAGCGTCTTGAACGCCTTGCGGACATCACGTATCCGCGACCTTTGGAAGATGTGCTGGAGGCGGCATTCGAGCATTACTGCAAGGAGGTGCCGTGGGCGCGCGACTTTGAGCTGGCGCCGAAATCGGTTGTCCGCGACATGGTGGAAAGCGCCTCGGACTTCAAGACCTATGTGGGACGTTATAAAATTGCCCGCTCGGAGGGTACGCTTCTGCGCTATTTATCCGACGCTTATCGTGTGTTGGACCGCACCGTGCCTGCTGAGGCGCGCGACGAGCGTTTGGAAGACATCGTATCGTGGCTTGGATTTGTCGTACGTTCGGTGGATTCAAGCTTGGTGGATGAGTGGGAGAGTGCGGGCGCGGCCATCGATGCCGCACCGCCCGCGCCCGACGATGCGGTGGTGCGCGATCGTCGTGGGCTGACGGTGCTCGTTCGCAATGCACTCTTTCGTCGCGTTCGCCTTGCGGCGCGTAATCAGGTGCGCGAGCTGGGCGAGCTTGACCAAGATCTGGGATGGGCCGAGCCTCGCTGGCAGCAGGCGCTCGAGGCGTATTTCGAGGTGCACGAAAGCATCCTCGTCGACGGCGATGCGCGTTCGATGGCCTATCTTTCAATCGACGAGTCCGACGAGCGTACCGATCATGTATGGCACGTCCGCCAGATATTCAGCGATCCCGAAGGCGATCACGATTTTGCGCTTGTCGCCGATGTTGACCTTGATGCCACTCAGGAAGAGGGCGAAGCTCTTTTCAAGAACTACGCTGTGGGCTTCTTTGAGGATCTGACGCAGTAG
- a CDS encoding cupin domain-containing protein: MKPNYTIHDVHIVPGETSLFDFDERYGGKLSHSQYYIEPYGPFEHNEMLDTFYIDAGNEMCYHEHERGAETFLVDGGSVQLEICGKKCILTKGDIVHLPPFLPHKFIWLEEGTIWRELFQQMRMADECMEGLRFKEYHKDEFDMSKDGQSTNSLYYDYKPVTVEVPKEEMYHVRPYDMGLSVFNFPGIELRQKVGRWETKGHKEIWQLLLDPGYELSWSFRSPFYGLFIVQEGEVDVRIDGMDPFTAKERDILHIPNYVAGEITAPNGAVLFDYNCEGFGLRALEELQSLATFAPERLADEAEAILEKNQCFVRGRLK; this comes from the coding sequence ATGAAGCCGAACTATACGATCCACGACGTACACATCGTGCCGGGCGAAACGAGCCTGTTCGATTTCGATGAGCGTTACGGCGGAAAGTTGTCGCACTCTCAATACTACATCGAACCGTACGGCCCCTTCGAGCACAACGAGATGCTCGACACCTTCTATATCGATGCAGGCAACGAGATGTGCTACCACGAACACGAGCGTGGCGCGGAAACGTTTTTGGTGGACGGCGGTTCCGTTCAACTGGAGATATGCGGCAAAAAGTGCATCCTCACCAAGGGGGACATCGTGCACCTTCCCCCCTTCCTTCCCCACAAATTCATTTGGCTGGAAGAAGGCACCATCTGGCGCGAGCTGTTCCAGCAGATGCGCATGGCCGATGAATGCATGGAAGGCTTGCGCTTCAAGGAATATCACAAAGACGAGTTCGACATGTCCAAAGACGGCCAGAGCACCAATAGTCTCTACTACGACTATAAGCCGGTGACGGTCGAGGTCCCGAAAGAGGAAATGTACCACGTACGCCCCTATGACATGGGACTTTCGGTGTTCAACTTCCCCGGTATCGAACTGCGCCAAAAGGTCGGCCGCTGGGAGACCAAAGGCCACAAGGAGATTTGGCAGCTTTTGCTGGATCCGGGATATGAACTGAGCTGGAGCTTCCGCAGCCCCTTCTATGGCCTGTTCATTGTGCAGGAAGGCGAAGTGGACGTACGCATTGACGGCATGGATCCGTTTACGGCCAAAGAACGCGACATTCTGCATATCCCCAATTACGTTGCAGGAGAGATCACCGCTCCCAACGGTGCGGTGCTGTTCGACTACAACTGCGAAGGGTTCGGGCTGCGCGCCCTCGAAGAGCTTCAGTCGCTTGCCACGTTTGCACCTGAGCGTTTGGCAGACGAGGCGGAGGCCATTTTGGAAAAGAATCAGTGCTTCGTGCGCGGACGCTTGAAGTAG